The following are encoded together in the Triticum dicoccoides isolate Atlit2015 ecotype Zavitan chromosome 6B, WEW_v2.0, whole genome shotgun sequence genome:
- the LOC119320535 gene encoding uncharacterized protein LOC119320535: MTSSYQPTARTNLEAPAPVPKMKAAAAVTRNPSSPSGPPSPEMEATAEALTREEVLRRRRRRAARLLAAYRRLYWAMAEEVRARHRQYVWELGCSPLDAEQPAAVPEAKPGPAAVPRRKKCGVTGCKMRAMAMAKYCHYHILSDPNQVLYKGCGHIMIKNGDAQAGKNTHNTPILKASVPSLCNLHLQRSQKNISHAYKKVGFNPPPTGQISPDFSLLVAECVRQIQATRRESQSAAARKK, from the coding sequence ATGACCTCCTCCTACCAGCCAACCGCCAGGACGAACCTGGAGGCGCCGGCGCCGGTACCCAAGATGAAGGCAGCAGCGGCGGTGACCCGAAACCCTAGCTCCCCCAGCGGCCCCCCGTCGCCGGAGATGGAGGCCACGGCGGAGGCGCTCACGCGGGAGGAGGTTCTGCGCCGGAGGCGTCGCCGCGCCGCTCGGCTCCTTGCCGCGTACCGCCGGCTGTACTGGGCCATGGCAGAGGAGGTGCGTGCCCGGCACCGGCAGTACGTCTGGGAGCTCGGCTGCAGCCCGCTCGACGCCGAGCAGCCGGCCGCTGTCCCGGAGGCGAAGCCTGGGCCGGCGGCGGTGCCGAGGAGGAAGAAGTGCGGGGTGACGGGGTGCAAGATGCGGGCGATGGCCATGGCCAAGTACTGCCACTACCACATCCTCTCCGATCCCAATCAGGTACTCTACAAGGGTTGCGGCCACATCATGATCAAGAATGGTGATGCACAGGCTGGGAAAAATACCCACAACACGCCCATCCTAAAAGCATCAGTTCCCTCACTATGCAACCTTCACTTGCAAAGATCTCAGAAGAACATATCACATGCTTACAAGAAAGTTGGCTTTAATCCACCTCCCACCGGTCAAATCTCCCCGGATTTCAGTCTCTTGGTTGCCGAATGTGTCCGTCAGATCCAGGCCACAAGGAGAGAGTCCCAAAGTGCCGCGGCACGGAAGAAATAG
- the LOC119320536 gene encoding uncharacterized protein LOC119320536, whose protein sequence is MAGDGGSGARPRTQAARGRRQTAASVPLDVLVDIAARTDPATLVRCAATCVDMRRRVKDYTGLGGRLHLRHSDRFVLPLLRGHLIHTYKYGDMRRKDHLSLVDTTAADTTTRRRVTGVRGFPLASNNGLVLTRAARELCVWDPATSRSQSLPSAPTFYVDVVATRQDDDTTNYVLLVGDDDDEGATVVGRQFLVVMAYLELSQHCRNLHFQIFSSEHGAWGRYNKIRVHKLQGSKLQRPLARALVVGDDAHWLCLTDKGDYVLKLHVRFMEQVTVMMLPESFPRGGWCRQLLATSSAGGCPIVLVTDGDKISAWAQSKQTGKWQRRPRAVIETETILQFLDEAGGSRPPPSLWEVKHEIKLLWFAERSGTVLIKVLINMSTVGYFWLNLQSMKIVRWFSDRGEEYPTGNMPYEMNLASWVPTFSSTL, encoded by the coding sequence ATGGCAGGCGACGGCGGTAGCGGTGCCAGGCCCCGGACGCAAGCTGCAAGAGGGCGGCGGCAGACGGCGGCGTCTGTGCCGTTGGACGTGCTGGTGGACATCGCGGCGCGCACCGACCCGGCCACTCTAGTGCGCTGCGCCGCGACGTGCGTGGACATGCGCCGCCGCGTCAAGGATTACACTGGCCTCGGTGGCCGCCTCCACCTCCGGCACAGCGACCGGTTCGTGCTCCCCCTTCTGCGAGGCCACCTGATCCACACGTACAAGTATGGGGACATGCGACGCAAGGACCACTTGTCCCTGGTGGACACTACTGCTGCGGACACCACCACACGGCGCAGGGTCACCGGCGTCCGCGGCTTCCCCCTCGCGTCGAACAATGGCCTCGTTCTCACTCGCGCGGCCCGAGAGCTTTGCGTGTGGGATCCGGCCACCAGCCGCAGCCAGAGCCTGCCATCTGCACCGACTTTCTATGTGGATGTGGTGgctacacgacaagacgacgatacGACAAATTATGTCTTGCTCgtgggtgacgatgatgatgagggtgCGACCGTCGTCGGCCGGCAATTCCTTGTGGTCATGGCATACCTAGAGCTGTCACAACACTGCCGCAACTTGCACTTTCAAATCTTCTCATCCGAGCATGGCGCATGGGGCCGCTACAACAAGATCCGAGTTCATAAACTGCAAGGCAGCAAGTTGCAACGACCACTCGCCAGGGCCCTAGTCGTTGGCGACGATGCACACTGGTTGTGCTTGACCGACAAAGGGGACTATGTTCTCAAGCTCCATGTTAGGTTTATGGAACAAGTCACGGTGATGATGCTCCCGGAGAGCTTCCCCCGCGGCGGGTGGTGCCGCCAACTCCTGGCGACTTCGTCGGCAGGCGGGTGCCCGATTGTGCTCGTCACAGATGGCGACAAGATATCTGCGTGGGCGCAATCAAAGCAAACGGGCAAGTGGCAGCGACGACCACGGGCGGTGATCGAGACAGAGACAATCTTGCAGTTCCTAGATGAGGCGGGCGGAAGCAGGCCGCCGCCGAGCCTGTGGGAAGTCAAGCATGAAATAAAACTATTGTGGTTCGCCGAAAGGAGTGGCACCGTTCTCATTAAGGTGCTCATCAACATGTCAACTGTCGGATATTTCTGGCTCAATCTGCAGTCCATGAAGATCGTGAGGTGGTTCTCAGATCGTGGGGAAGAGTACCCGACCGGGAATATGCCCTATGAGATGAATTTGGCGTCTTGGGTTCCAACATTCAGTAGCACTTTGTGA